From Actinopolyspora lacussalsi, a single genomic window includes:
- a CDS encoding D-serine deaminase-like pyridoxal phosphate-dependent protein (product_source=COG3616; cog=COG3616; pfam=PF01168,PF14031; smart=SM01119; superfamily=51419) — MRAATMDRTAVGALREERLDWRFKAVPSEAFGSTITEFLRTEPEITGSGFVGPLLLLDRSALEHNLTTMADWCASREVLLAPHGKTTMAPQLFQRQLDHGAWAMTAATVSQLRVYRAFGISRVLLANQLVDESGLRWLSDELDDDPGFSFGCWVDSVSSVRLMSKVLAAKRARRRVDVLVELGGEHGRTGARTVAETVEVARAVSESPVLRLVGVSGYEGAISHDLSDEDLTAVDSYLARLRESVTRIAAAGMFDRTEEIVVTAGGSSYFDQVAEALTAPWELGSPVLPVLRSGSYITHDHGLYRTMSPFGRAHRLAGPEQPFRAAMRILAQVTSRPEPNLALLTLGRRDASFDQALPQPRTLWARDGTTSSLTDSHVTELADQHAFLSVPANSEISVGDWVECGLSHPCTTFDKWQLIPLVDNGKVVDLVRTFF, encoded by the coding sequence GTGCGAGCAGCGACGATGGATCGGACCGCGGTAGGTGCCCTCCGGGAAGAACGGCTCGACTGGCGGTTCAAGGCCGTGCCGTCCGAAGCCTTCGGGAGCACGATCACGGAGTTCCTCCGAACGGAGCCGGAGATCACCGGGAGCGGATTCGTGGGTCCGCTGTTGCTGTTGGACCGTTCGGCGCTGGAACACAACTTGACGACGATGGCCGACTGGTGTGCCTCGCGAGAGGTGCTGCTGGCACCACACGGCAAGACGACGATGGCACCGCAGCTGTTCCAACGACAGCTCGACCACGGCGCGTGGGCGATGACCGCCGCCACCGTCAGCCAACTCCGGGTATATCGCGCGTTCGGCATCAGTCGGGTGCTGCTGGCCAACCAGTTGGTCGACGAATCGGGACTGCGCTGGCTGTCTGACGAACTCGACGACGATCCCGGTTTCTCGTTCGGCTGCTGGGTGGATTCGGTGTCGAGCGTGCGACTGATGAGCAAGGTCCTGGCAGCGAAACGCGCGCGTCGGCGGGTCGACGTACTGGTGGAACTCGGCGGTGAGCACGGCCGCACCGGAGCCAGAACCGTCGCGGAAACGGTGGAGGTGGCGCGGGCGGTGTCGGAGAGTCCGGTGTTGCGGCTCGTCGGCGTCAGTGGCTACGAGGGTGCGATCTCGCACGATCTCAGTGACGAGGATCTGACCGCGGTGGACTCCTATCTGGCTCGACTGCGGGAGTCGGTCACGCGGATAGCCGCGGCGGGGATGTTCGACCGAACGGAGGAAATCGTTGTCACCGCGGGCGGGAGTTCCTATTTCGACCAGGTGGCCGAGGCGCTCACGGCACCGTGGGAGTTGGGTTCACCGGTACTTCCGGTATTGCGGAGCGGTTCGTACATCACTCATGATCACGGCTTGTACCGCACCATGTCACCTTTCGGTCGGGCACACCGTCTCGCCGGACCGGAGCAGCCGTTCCGCGCCGCCATGCGAATCCTCGCGCAGGTGACCTCACGTCCGGAACCGAACCTGGCACTGCTCACGTTGGGCAGGCGGGACGCCTCGTTCGACCAGGCCCTGCCACAGCCGCGGACCCTGTGGGCACGGGACGGCACCACGAGCTCTCTGACCGATTCGCACGTTACCGAACTGGCCGATCAGCATGCCTTCCTGTCGGTCCCGGCCAACTCGGAGATCTCCGTGGGCGACTGGGTCGAGTGCGGACTGTCGCACCCCTGCACGACGTTCGACAAGTGGCAGCTCATACCGCTCGTGGACAACGGGAAGGTCGTGGATCTGGTGCGTACTTTCTTCTGA
- a CDS encoding DNA-binding IclR family transcriptional regulator (product_source=COG1414; cath_funfam=1.10.10.10,3.30.450.40; cog=COG1414; pfam=PF01614,PF09339; smart=SM00346; superfamily=46785,55781), protein MSQSLRRGLALLTELADGPRNLDQLAEAVGVHKSTVMRLLRSLEADRFVKRSDVYRYRLGSALFELANRALDGIDVRDTARSHLLELGESTGHTVHLAVREDDQVVYVDKVDSTHAVRMYSRIGARAPLHCTAVGKVLLSGLDESARGEVAAALDYPALTDNTITEPERFLDELDRVSRSGYAVDRGEHEDFVHCIAAGVRDPRGEIVAAVSLSAPKVLFDFDELLGSTGELSRVCDRVSVELGWQPPDS, encoded by the coding sequence ATGAGCCAGAGCCTGCGGCGTGGACTCGCGCTGCTGACCGAGTTGGCCGACGGGCCCCGCAACCTCGACCAGCTCGCGGAGGCGGTGGGAGTGCACAAATCCACCGTCATGCGGCTGCTGCGCTCGTTGGAGGCCGACAGGTTCGTCAAACGCTCCGATGTGTACCGCTATCGCCTCGGAAGCGCACTGTTCGAATTGGCCAACCGTGCGTTGGACGGGATCGACGTGCGCGACACGGCCCGCTCCCACCTGCTCGAGCTCGGGGAGAGCACGGGGCACACCGTGCACCTGGCCGTTCGCGAGGACGATCAGGTCGTCTACGTGGACAAGGTGGACAGCACCCATGCGGTCCGGATGTACTCGCGTATCGGTGCCCGCGCGCCGTTGCACTGCACGGCGGTGGGGAAAGTGCTGCTTTCCGGCCTCGACGAGTCCGCCCGCGGGGAGGTCGCCGCCGCGCTGGACTATCCCGCGCTGACGGACAACACCATCACCGAACCCGAGCGGTTCCTGGACGAACTGGATCGGGTATCACGATCCGGCTATGCCGTCGATCGCGGTGAGCACGAGGACTTCGTGCACTGCATAGCCGCCGGAGTGCGCGATCCCCGCGGCGAGATCGTCGCCGCGGTTTCGCTGTCGGCGCCGAAGGTGTTGTTCGACTTCGACGAACTGCTCGGATCGACCGGTGAGCTGTCCCGCGTCTGCGACCGCGTCTCGGTCGAACTCGGTTGGCAGCCACCGGACAGCTGA
- a CDS encoding reactive intermediate/imine deaminase (product_source=TIGR00004; cath_funfam=3.30.1330.40; cog=COG0251; pfam=PF01042; superfamily=55298; tigrfam=TIGR00004), whose product MSRTVVTTPKAPTPPAGVPLSQAVCKSNLVQVSGQTGVDPATGKPVSESVAEQTEQALRNVFAILAEAEAGVEDVLMLRVYLTDVAHFAEMNETYARVVGEPYPARTTVYVGLPANLLVEIDALAVRGQ is encoded by the coding sequence ATGTCCAGAACCGTCGTGACCACTCCGAAGGCCCCGACCCCGCCCGCGGGAGTTCCGCTGTCGCAGGCCGTGTGCAAGAGCAACCTGGTGCAGGTCTCGGGACAGACGGGTGTTGATCCCGCCACCGGAAAACCGGTGTCGGAATCCGTGGCCGAGCAGACCGAGCAGGCGTTGCGCAACGTTTTCGCCATCCTGGCCGAGGCGGAGGCGGGAGTTGAGGACGTGCTCATGCTGCGGGTCTACCTCACCGACGTGGCTCACTTCGCGGAGATGAACGAGACCTACGCTCGTGTGGTCGGGGAGCCCTACCCGGCACGAACCACGGTCTATGTGGGGCTGCCCGCGAATCTGCTCGTCGAGATCGACGCGCTGGCCGTTCGCGGACAGTGA
- a CDS encoding vancomycin resistance protein VanJ (product_source=KO:K18353; cath_funfam=3.60.10.10; cog=COG3021; ko=KO:K18353; pfam=PF03372; superfamily=56219; transmembrane_helix_parts=Inside_1_12,TMhelix_13_32,Outside_33_44,TMhelix_45_62,Inside_63_68,TMhelix_69_88,Outside_89_306): MSALFRPWRARDTVVACFAAGISALLLCHRLLPNPMGIGTLVDSFAPWLGAAVPLVALPALLARCRASVLLLVPALIWGLIFGTAVPANDRSAAGGVGVVTQNLYASNSDPKATLRDLSRADADLVGLQEITSRTRSVATEALRERYPHHVTMGTVGLWSRYRLSDVRVVDLGLGWTRAVRAVAHAPQGELAVYVAHLPSLRPDSVEQRDQGLRKLATAVAGEAVEDVVLLGDLNTATTDRALRSLTRWLPNVAGEATAGFGFTWPDAFPAVRLDHVLSRGVRVADAEVVDTRGSDHRAVRATLHG, encoded by the coding sequence TTGAGCGCATTGTTCCGGCCCTGGCGCGCACGCGACACCGTTGTCGCGTGCTTCGCCGCGGGAATCAGTGCTCTGCTGCTGTGCCATCGTCTGCTGCCCAATCCCATGGGAATCGGAACCCTCGTGGACAGTTTCGCTCCCTGGCTGGGAGCGGCGGTTCCGCTGGTGGCGCTGCCCGCGTTGCTGGCGCGGTGCCGTGCCTCGGTGCTGCTGCTCGTGCCCGCACTGATCTGGGGGCTCATCTTCGGAACAGCCGTTCCGGCGAACGATCGGAGCGCGGCGGGAGGAGTGGGAGTCGTCACCCAGAACCTCTACGCGAGCAACAGCGATCCGAAGGCCACACTGCGCGACCTCTCCCGCGCCGATGCCGACCTGGTCGGGCTGCAGGAGATCACATCGCGAACCCGCTCGGTGGCGACCGAGGCACTGCGGGAACGCTATCCGCACCACGTCACGATGGGGACCGTCGGTCTCTGGAGTCGTTACCGCCTGTCGGACGTACGAGTCGTGGACCTCGGCCTGGGCTGGACCCGTGCCGTTCGAGCCGTCGCACACGCTCCCCAGGGGGAGCTGGCGGTCTATGTCGCCCATCTGCCTTCGCTGCGTCCGGATTCGGTGGAGCAGCGGGACCAAGGACTGCGGAAACTCGCCACGGCGGTGGCGGGTGAGGCCGTCGAGGACGTGGTCCTGCTCGGTGATCTCAACACCGCCACCACCGACCGAGCGCTGCGTTCGCTCACCCGGTGGTTACCGAACGTAGCCGGTGAGGCCACGGCAGGCTTCGGTTTCACCTGGCCGGACGCGTTTCCCGCCGTACGGCTCGACCACGTGCTGTCCAGGGGTGTGCGCGTTGCCGACGCGGAGGTCGTCGACACCAGGGGAAGTGATCACCGCGCGGTGCGGGCGACGCTGCACGGTTGA
- a CDS encoding hypothetical protein (product_source=Hypo-rule applied), which yields MTESQPTESPETAAPPDGDHSGEGLDATDTPHNVRELSNVPSVEVISRAAVMLMSAAAEKLGLAEEDPDDSPVRDLDEARRLITSLAGLITASVEYLGPHAGALRDGLQTLQRAFREASSEPDPPGQGPGEKYTGPVH from the coding sequence GTGACCGAGTCGCAGCCAACCGAGTCCCCCGAAACAGCCGCACCGCCGGACGGCGACCACTCCGGGGAGGGCCTCGATGCCACGGATACCCCGCACAACGTGCGCGAGTTGAGCAATGTTCCCAGCGTCGAGGTGATCAGCAGGGCCGCCGTGATGCTGATGTCGGCGGCGGCCGAGAAGCTGGGCCTGGCCGAGGAGGACCCGGACGACTCCCCGGTGCGTGACCTCGACGAGGCGCGCCGTCTGATCACCTCGCTGGCCGGCCTGATCACGGCCTCGGTGGAGTATCTCGGGCCCCATGCGGGAGCGCTGCGGGACGGGCTGCAGACACTGCAACGTGCTTTTCGGGAAGCTTCCTCGGAGCCGGATCCGCCCGGCCAGGGCCCGGGTGAGAAATACACCGGCCCCGTTCACTGA
- a CDS encoding translation initiation factor IF-3 (product_source=KO:K02520; cath_funfam=3.10.20.80,3.30.110.10; cog=COG0290; ko=KO:K02520; pfam=PF00707,PF05198; superfamily=54364,55200; tigrfam=TIGR00168), translating to MVGPNGEQVGIVRIEDALRLAEEAELDLVEVAPQAKPPVCKLMDYGKFKYESAQKARESRRNQQQTVIKEQKLRPKIDPHDYETKKGHVSRFLGQGHKVKVTIMFRGREQSRPELGFRLLQRLADDVSEQGFIEAKPKQDGRNMTMVLAPHKTGKGNKSKANAS from the coding sequence TTGGTCGGACCGAACGGTGAACAGGTCGGCATCGTCCGTATCGAGGACGCACTCCGGCTCGCGGAGGAAGCGGAGTTGGATCTCGTCGAGGTCGCTCCGCAAGCCAAGCCGCCGGTGTGCAAACTCATGGACTACGGCAAGTTCAAGTACGAGAGTGCGCAGAAGGCTCGCGAGTCACGCCGTAATCAGCAGCAGACCGTCATCAAGGAGCAGAAGCTCCGTCCCAAGATCGACCCGCACGACTACGAGACCAAGAAGGGTCACGTTTCGCGCTTTCTCGGTCAGGGTCACAAGGTCAAGGTGACGATCATGTTCCGCGGCCGCGAGCAGTCCCGCCCCGAGCTGGGGTTCCGGTTGTTGCAGCGGCTGGCCGACGATGTCTCAGAGCAGGGCTTCATCGAGGCCAAACCCAAGCAGGACGGCCGCAACATGACCATGGTGCTGGCTCCGCACAAAACCGGTAAAGGCAACAAGAGCAAGGCGAACGCGTCATAA
- a CDS encoding large subunit ribosomal protein L35 (product_source=KO:K02916; cog=COG0291; ko=KO:K02916; pfam=PF01632; superfamily=143034; tigrfam=TIGR00001), whose product MPKNKPHSGASKRFKVTGSGKLRHERAGRRHILEKKSSRVKRRLKGTDEVSPNDTRQVNKMLGR is encoded by the coding sequence ATGCCCAAGAACAAGCCACACAGCGGCGCGTCCAAGCGGTTCAAGGTCACCGGATCGGGCAAATTGCGCCACGAGCGTGCCGGCCGTAGGCACATCCTGGAAAAGAAGTCGAGCAGGGTGAAGCGTCGATTGAAGGGCACTGACGAGGTGTCGCCGAACGACACCCGGCAGGTCAACAAGATGCTGGGACGCTGA
- a CDS encoding large subunit ribosomal protein L20 (product_source=KO:K02887; cath_funfam=1.10.1900.20; cog=COG0292; ko=KO:K02887; pfam=PF00453; superfamily=74731; tigrfam=TIGR01032), producing MARVKRSVNAQKKRRKILESAKGYRGQRSRLYRKAKEQMLHSQVYSYRDRRARKGEFRKLWIMRINAASRQNGLSYNKFMQGLKAAEVDVDRKMLAELAVNDPQAFTALCDKARNSLPEGTV from the coding sequence ATGGCACGTGTCAAACGATCGGTGAACGCGCAGAAGAAGCGCCGCAAGATTCTGGAGTCCGCCAAGGGTTATCGCGGGCAGCGTTCTCGCCTTTACCGCAAGGCCAAGGAGCAGATGCTGCACTCGCAGGTCTACTCCTATCGGGACCGGCGGGCACGCAAGGGCGAGTTCCGCAAGCTCTGGATCATGCGTATCAACGCGGCCAGCAGGCAGAACGGGCTGAGCTACAACAAGTTCATGCAGGGTCTGAAGGCCGCCGAGGTCGATGTCGACCGCAAGATGCTCGCCGAGCTGGCGGTCAACGATCCGCAGGCCTTTACCGCGCTGTGTGACAAGGCGCGTAACAGCCTCCCGGAAGGCACGGTCTGA
- a CDS encoding TrmH family RNA methyltransferase (product_source=KO:K03437; cath_funfam=3.30.1330.30,3.40.1280.10; cog=COG0566; ko=KO:K03437; pfam=PF00588,PF08032; smart=SM00967; superfamily=75217), whose translation MFLAEGANAVLESLDSRTAERPRTEVREVLATSEGLRRVPEIAERCAASGVPLWTITERAAACLSETVTPQGLVAVCEAPATDTATVLAPRPSLVVVLLDIADPGNAGTVLRVADAAGAGAVLFAGETVDPYNGKAVRASTGSLFHLPVARERDADTVLAACRGAGLLLVGADGAAHSDLHTAEESGRLDVPTAWVFGSEAHGLGEYGERLDVTLRVPIYGRAESLNLATAAAVCLYASARRIRPDVE comes from the coding sequence ATGTTTCTGGCGGAAGGCGCCAACGCCGTCCTCGAGTCGCTGGACTCGCGGACGGCGGAGCGGCCTCGCACCGAGGTTCGCGAGGTGTTGGCCACTTCCGAAGGACTGCGACGGGTTCCGGAGATCGCCGAGCGCTGCGCGGCGAGCGGAGTGCCGTTGTGGACCATCACCGAACGAGCGGCTGCCTGCCTCTCCGAAACGGTTACCCCGCAAGGGCTGGTCGCCGTCTGCGAGGCGCCCGCGACGGACACCGCGACCGTGCTGGCTCCCCGGCCCTCCCTGGTGGTGGTGCTGCTCGACATCGCCGATCCGGGTAACGCGGGTACGGTGCTTCGTGTCGCGGATGCCGCCGGTGCGGGTGCCGTGCTGTTCGCGGGCGAGACCGTCGACCCCTACAACGGGAAGGCCGTTCGGGCCTCCACCGGCAGCCTTTTCCACCTTCCGGTGGCTCGGGAACGTGATGCGGACACAGTACTGGCGGCCTGTCGAGGAGCGGGACTGTTGCTGGTCGGAGCCGATGGTGCGGCCCACTCCGATCTGCACACCGCTGAGGAGAGCGGCAGGCTGGACGTGCCGACCGCCTGGGTGTTCGGCAGTGAGGCGCACGGTCTCGGGGAGTACGGTGAACGGTTGGACGTCACGCTGCGCGTGCCGATCTACGGTCGAGCGGAGAGCCTGAACCTGGCCACCGCCGCTGCCGTCTGTCTGTACGCCTCGGCCCGTCGCATTCGTCCGGACGTCGAGTGA